The region TTTTCGGATCCATTTTTGCTCCTCCTTCTAGGTGAGATTCTTTTCTTCTAAAGGTTcgacttttatttttattattttgatcgGGCGCATCTCTGTTTCTAATCCATTTATTGCCGATTTCTTTGAGATTTtacaaattagggttttcgaaattgTTCTGATCCGATCATAGCAGATCATTTCGTTCTTATTCATAGTTtgcaaagagaaaaaaaaggattaattttgaaaaagaagacttttttatatattttaaagtggAAAACCCCACAAAGATAAAGAAGAGTTTGTCGTGATTGGGGCTTGGAGCACAAGTTTCTctaatcaaaatttgattttgagaTTTGATGGGGTGTGTTCTTTTGTTTCATAAGGTGATGGGACAAGAGACTGTGACTGGTGGCTGGAACGACAAGTCCTCCAAGGCTGGTAATCTTTTGACGAAAGCCTTTGTTCTTGCtctttatttcatttatttatttatttattttaaaatggagGTTTTGAAATGTTTATATGTGCAGGTGGTGATGTTGAGAAAAACAGATTAGAGTTTGGATCAGTTTATCAACAGGAACAACAAGAGAGAGTTCAACCTTGTCATCTGAGCTCTTCCATCTATTACGGTGGCCCTGATGTTTATTTCCAGCCTCAGAGTCAGAATTCCAGCGCCAACTCTGCTGCGGTAATACAAAAACTTCATTGGTTATATATTGTTCATGTACAATAACTAGGTCTTGTGAACCCTTTTTTGGTGAGGTTTTAAAAGTGTTTAGAACTAACGTTATCGTGCTTGGTCACTGGTTATTGTTGATGAGCTATAATAAGGGTCTTAGTACTAAACTTATTATTGCTGTCGTTCATTGACTGTTGTCTCTAAAGAATCTAGAGTTATCGCTCTTGTTCAGAGATTATTTTTGAACTATTgggttatgtttttttgtttcgttagcagaagaagaaagagggaGGCGAAGATGATTCCGGAAGTGCTTCCAGAGGAAATTGGTGGCAAGGTATCTGATTCCCCatctttttttatcttgttttgttttgttccgTTGTCTAACTGCTCTTTGCAAACTTACAGGGTCTCTGTATTACTAAGTGGAGATCTTACTACTTGAGCCAGTGTGTTATACTACAAAGGCAGCAAGGTATTGTTGAACAATTCTACTCCCGGTTCTAAGACTGAAAAGtctgattttggtttggttcgctGTTTGATTCCGCAGGTACataggaagaagaaaaagaatagaGGTAGCAGTGGATCTCAGTTGGTATTAGTAAAAACTTCTCATcttattattacaaaaaaagtATTAAGAAGTTTGTAAGGTTAGATGCAAAAGACCAGGAAAGCTTGTCTGGGGGGGGGTTTTGTCGTGGTTTTAGTGATTAACCCGACCGGTTCAAGATTTAACTTTCCGTAGAATATGAATAAGACAGTGATATGGGTTTTGTAAGAAAACTCTAGTAAGTTTCAAGTTTCCAtgcatataaataaaatcaactGCTGTTGGTTCTAAAGTTTCATTGAAGGAAACAGTTGTTATTTTGCTATGTATTTTTTGAGTGATGGTGTAGTTGGTCTGGTTAAATCGGTTTGGATTGCTATAAAGGTTGTTGTTTCCCGCTTCTTTATACATTTGTCGTAGTTCTTGTTCCTTTAGTCTTTCATCCacttttttataagaaaatcctGATACACTTCACAACTTCAAAGCTAAAAATTCTGATCTGTTTATCGTCTCAAGACTCCTTTTCTGTAACTCTTAAACCCAATCTTTCCAAATATCATACAATCTAAAAGCTATACAcacaagcaagaagaagaaagaaagggaACACTAGGGAGGAGaaagtagtaataataataaaaaaacagaacagATCCAAAAGCAGAGACTACTATTCCAAGTAGTTAGAGCATTCATTTTCAAATCCCAGGATCAAGGTTCGATACATTCAACGACTCCTTCATGCATTTCTCTAGAGACAACCTCTCACTCGACGATGAACGGCTTGATCTTTCCACCTGAATATCCTTCAGTCTTGGTTCGTTCTTTGTTACATAAGCCGTCAAGACCCTTTTAACGCTGCTACTGTGAGGAATCTTGAACCTTGAAGGAGACGGCGGCACTGTTGTGACTGATGTTCCCAGCTCCGGTTTTGCAGGAGAGTAGCTTGGAGTTGTGTAGGTTGTAGCAGACAATGCATTGTTCTTAACAGCGTCACTACCGTTGTTACCTAATGTAGTCGGTATCTGATCCGATGAGTGTCTTGTAAGATCATCAACAAAAAGCAAGTCATCGATACGTGCGACAATGTTGAACGCTAAGCTCTCTAGAACTCTCGAGTAGCTTTCCAGAATCGATTTTCCAATGTCctaaaaacaaaagaacaagATGGAAAACTGTTTAACCACGAATTCAATCAAAAACAGCAGAAAGATTGGGGGATCTCTAGAGAGAAAGCTACCTTGTTGTATTGGATTTTGCTCATGTCAAGAGCGGTTTGAGGGAGACCAGGGAACCGTTGTTTTAAGGAAATCAACAGACTTTCAGCTCGATCAGCCATCAACTCTAGCTTCTCTCCATCAACCATTAGTTCTTTCACCATCTCCCACGACGTTTTGGTATTAGTAGCTGGTTTTGAATTAGACCTTTTGTGCCACAGGTAGATGGATGACTCGACTCGGTTAGCTATCTCTATGGCTTGGTGTTCAGAGGATAAGTCAAGGCAATCAAGAAGATATTCAGGTGAGAATTGATCTGACGAAATGTATCTGTAGATCAAATCACCGAGGCATGATCTTCCTCTCTGAAAAcatttaacaagaaaaaaatgcaaTTTACGGTTTAAAGGTAGTAGCTGAATATATAGATTGTATATTGATTTGTTTCCCATATTATTACCCGTGGAAGAGATTCGAGATATGATTCAGGGATCTCCATGTCGGCGAGTGTGATGCTGTTGATGGCCATAGCAGCTTTTAGTATCTGATTAGTGCAGTCTCGTTTATGCTGCAACTGTTTTCTTGAGTTCTCTTGCAAGCCTCCTGGTGAAACACGTGGAACCGGTAGCCACCATTTGTCTTCTTGTCTCTGAAATGATTTTCGAAAAGAAGATGATCCGTCTGCTGCTGATTCGTGTGCCACGATTCCTTGGTCGACATACCAAAACTCAGTCTCCTCAAAGCTATCTAATATCTCCTGCAAAGAggtaaggagaagaagatgaggccTTTGCTACTACTCTAAAGAGAAGCTAGAGAGGTTATGGGTTCTTACGAGAAGCATGTTATCCAGTTTTCTGAGAGCTGGGAGGTTAACATAAAGGTCTGATCTTGGTCTGCAGGTCATTATCTACAAACAATGGCATCCAAAAAAGCTGAGAATGTTTGCCAAATCCAAACAAGCCTAACAAATCCAAAATCCTCAATAAGCAAAATGTACCTCGAGTTTGGTTCCATCGGGGAATGTTTGCCAAGTAGGAGTCATCTCAACAATGTGATCACTGACACAGAGAAGCCATTCCATTTCTCGTCTCCACATgtctttcttctccttaggaAGAGGCTCTAACCTCCATAGTTGCCCGAACAAGGtagctttattttttacaaaGTCAAGCCTATCAAGATCTGTCGAAAGAAGAACTAAATCAACAAGCCACGAGAGTGATGGTTTCACATACCGCAAAGATTAGTGATGGCGTTAGAGATGGCAAGAGCAGTGCAGACGCCATTTCCAGAACCAGACATATCTTCTCCAAGTAGTAGCTTCGAAAACCTTTCCTTCATCATCTCAATCTCTACATTAGTCAGAACagcattttaaattaaactccAAGGGGTAAACAAAATAGCCAAAGGTACGAACTTTAAGACTGAGAGTGTGAGTGAGGAATAAAAGCAAACACTTGGTGGGTGCATTTGGACGAACCTGAGACTCTTGATTGTTTGGCACAGACGGGGCGAAGCTTCTTATCTCCGTCGTCGACATTCTTCACCGACCAACGAGACGAAAGCGGAGAAGCTGTGAAATCCTCCGTAGTGCCAGGGCTTTCCTCCTCCTCTCGTCTGATTGTTTCCGATATCAGAAAATCAGAGCTGCTGCAGCAGCtgctctctcttcttttctcttctaCCTCTCGCATGTCGATTCTCAACTTCTCCGGCGAAGCACCCATTATCACTAcgccggtctctctctctctctctttcaacaCAGTCTTCGATATCTAAACACGTGAAGCCAAAACGCTCTcgaaggaaggaaggaaggaaagAGCCTCACTGGATATTCTCGTGCTTGAATCGCATTACACTAATGAGCTCTTTCTTTCTTCAATCGAAGACTTGTGTGAGTGACGAGGCTCTCCTTGCTCTCTCCTCGATCTCTGCATCTTCAGCTTCAGTTTTAAAAACAACTACTTTATCTCTCTCTACGCACAAGTTgattaactattattttaatctTCGCGTTAATTGTAAACTAATCCAAATCGATGACGACAACATCCTTCcttttaatgtttttcattATGGCAATCGTGTGGTCGACGGATCCACCTTCGATCCCCTCCGGtttatttctctctctttcttttttttttggttatttatttctCTTGTTTCTAGTTTTTGATTGTGATTTGTTAACCACAAAATATTAGAAATTACGTATTCTACCCATTTCTTTTGTTGTTGGTAACATGTATTCTACAAGATTTGTATATTGCATTCTATAAAATCATAATTGATATTTTAAGAAGAAAGTTGCATTCATCAAATGCTAGTTCCTCTAACAACAATTTGTATCTACTTGTCACGTTTATTATTACTCTTGAACATTCACAAATGTTCTTCTTGTTGGTGTCACTATTTTGGTTTAGGCCAATTGGACCCGACGTCTTCAGTTGGACCAACCACGACTCCTTACGAAAACTCCTTATGGATTTATATCACAGcttcaatttttattatactttgtgatatcaattttttaaattttgtaaagtTCGAAATTAGAATAACTAAATAACAAGGACAGAGAAAATGAAAAGTAAGTTACAATTTCGGCTGAATTATATCAATATATCTATATACTCTAAATCTAATTTTGTCAGATTTTATTCTTGTACTTTGACTTATCTGATTATGTTATTAGATaactcaaaatacaaaatacaaaatattttctattttctttttaaaggtTAAAAAGCACTGcatctgatttaaaatagtttgaaatataaagttttccaaatttcaaaagtgttaatTTAACGAAGCATTCAATCCACAACAATGAATGCGTCATCTCGTCAAGgtaaatatgaaagaaaacaCATTCAATACGTGAAAAGCTGATAAAATCCCATATcaataattttctttctaacgttcaaaacaaaaatttgtttcgatgtttttgttttacattgcTACATTTATCAAGTTCAATAAATGAATGATGTAGCGTATAGGCTCTCCATAGTGACCACAACTTGGTCCAATCCTGAGGATAAAAGTAGAAAGTGATGCTTTGTCTTTGGCCAAACCTAACCATAATCTCCAACGGTTTTTTCCTGCCTTTGCGTATATGTTACGATCGAGTGGTCACACctatgttttatattaattgTATAGCTTCATAACTTTCGCTGTTTgtctgataattttttttttttttttggtaaaaatgttaaaatttattaccattttttttttgacagaacTACATATAGAAACATGGAGAAGCAGAtgcaaaatatttaaactaaaacaCCTACTCAGCCTAAGCTATACAAAGAGAACAACTACGAGCATAGCAACAAAACCATAGGACACAAACAAATCAGTACGACCACTTGCCACAAAATATGGAACCACGGTGAAGCACAAGACCTGAACCCGGTAGATTTGGCAGTACCCAATGATCAGATCTAAGAGAATGGCTCCTCAAGAACAGCTCGCGAAAGACATCTTAACTGTAGCCACCATGGACAGAGAGCAACACCCGAGCAGCCTCACTCGCATAACATAAGACGAGCATTATTGCAGAGAGGGGACAACAGAGAAGCCACGAACAACAAGAGAACCTATACAAAACGGGTTGAGAAGAAGCAGCCACTCCAAACAAAGCAGTCCGGAGCCATCGCAGTAACCGGAAGAACACATCCACTAGAAACGCAGATCGCCCGGGCGATTGGTTCTAGTGCTGGGATGACGTGTTCAAACCATGGTAATCGGAGACACAACCTAACCGAATGACCTGTTACATCTGATAATTCGATGTAAAAGGTTGTAAACTTGTAAAGATGGACTTGCGAAGATAAGTTAAACATTTACTTATATTCAGAAAAAGTTAAACGTTTACTTATGCTTAGATAAGATTTTTATGGGTTTatagaagtttcatattttgttttctggGGCGCTAATGTTAAGAAGTTCCATATCTTGTTCTTCATGTTTGCAAACTCTAAGACCATGGTAAATTTCACACAAGCTTTTGGGTTAAATTACACAAATttcttttatgtatatatatatatatatatatatatatatatatatcaatcaaattattttcatatatatgagACCTGGCCGTAGTTTTTTGGGTGTAACTGGCCGTAGTTGAGATGTCTTATAAAGTATAAACTATGTCTATGCATATATTTTAGATTgaaatacacacatatatatatttggcaTTTTCAAGTAGCGTCGTTAAAGATGTAGAAATGTCGAGCATTTCAAACAACTTAGTTTTTTGTCTCTTTGTTTTCTATCAATTGTCTTATTGTACGTCGTTGTTTCCCTTGCAAAGCAACCCCATTATAAGGTAAAAGTTGCTCCACCTTTTGTATAATAGACGCAACACGATGACGAGAGTAAATAAATGAATATGATACTTGAACAATTAATTATCGTGAATCTGTGTTGTCTATTTTTTTCGCATTAAAAATTTAAGCTTTACATATTACTAAAACAtagttaaataatgaattaTTGGAGTTCAAGAAACCTAATATCGAATAAAGGAATATTATCTACTCATTCTATGCCAACAAACATTTCatcagtttttaatttattcttaCGCTATATCATTATATATCCTAACGACAATGACTTTGGACTTACACTACCCAGTATGCATAATTAGGATTCTTAAAATCTCATTTCTTTGAGCTACAAACTAAGTCATCTTTATATTTgcttttcaaatttctaattcaCAAAAAAGGTTAAGAGGTCTTGGGCAATTTGAAGATCAATGTTATAATATATTGAAATCCATTGTTCAGTCGTGTATTAGTTAGCCATCCAGAAAGGTCATTAAAATTCCGGGATTAAGGTTTGACAACACAAGGATAAGACTAagctgatttttttataaaaatcaaagTTGTAAAACAAAGTATACATAGTAcataatattagtttttttacttgattcaaaacaaaaaaaaataaaatccaaaCCAAGAACCTATTTGAATGGCATCCAATACTTGGCTTTCATGTTTTATTTGAATCTTACTATGATCCCTTTACTATTGCTTATTGTTTTTGTTCACTATGTCTACGCTATGCTAAATGCATATAGTATGAATATTGTGTACACTATGGTGTATATAAACTTGCTTCCTGTTGATAATACATGGTGTACAAAATAATGTACATCGAGCTATACAATAAAGTACACTCCGTTGTACAACGTAGTGTACAATATACACTATAGTAGTATACCAGAGTGTACATCGTAGCATACACCCTACACCATAACATACATTAGAGTGCACACGGGGCGTACAAATGGACGTGCACCGGGGTGTACACCGGAATGTACACCGGACGTACACCAGGGCGTACACATAGCGTACATCGGAGCGTACACTGCTGTGTACCCCGGGCGTACACCATAACGTATACTAAGATATACACCGTAGAATACATTGTGGTGTAACGCAATGTACAGTGCACTGCAGTGTACACCATAGCGTACACTAAGAAATACACCGTAGCATACACTGTAGCATACATGAAAGCGTACACGGGGGGCGTACACCGGAGCGTAAACCAGTGAGTACACGGGGGCGTACACGGGGGCGTACACCAGGGCGTACACCGGGGCGTACCGGAGCGTAAACTAGGGCGTACACTGGAGCGTACACTTGGCATACACGGAGGCGTACACCGCTGTGTACAATGTACAACGTAGCATAAACCGCAATGTATAGTGTAAAACACAGCGTACAGCGTAGTTGTACAAGAGTGTACAACGTACCGCAGTGTACAACGTACAGTGTACCACAATGTACAAAGTACATCTGacaatggttagtccactaatttagaaaatatatgcagttttactaaattaattgataaaaaattataacgatgtccatgtaccatgaaaagaagttaaTCATACTTTGATAAAAATGtgtaatgtggttataaattttaaaacaaatctaaagattataggcttcaatatatagatcatttaccgaaaaactcaatattttcgtaagggttaacacatagattttgagaaaaattcaaaaaatatgataacactgttttaata is a window of Brassica napus cultivar Da-Ae unplaced genomic scaffold, Da-Ae ScsIHWf_542;HRSCAF=815, whole genome shotgun sequence DNA encoding:
- the LOC106433553 gene encoding rop guanine nucleotide exchange factor 7, translated to MGASPEKLRIDMREVEEKRRESSCCSSSDFLISETIRREEEESPGTTEDFTASPLSSRWSVKNVDDGDKKLRPVCAKQSRVSEIEMMKERFSKLLLGEDMSGSGNGVCTALAISNAITNLCATLFGQLWRLEPLPKEKKDMWRREMEWLLCVSDHIVEMTPTWQTFPDGTKLEIMTCRPRSDLYVNLPALRKLDNMLLEILDSFEETEFWYVDQGIVAHESAADGSSSFRKSFQRQEDKWWLPVPRVSPGGLQENSRKQLQHKRDCTNQILKAAMAINSITLADMEIPESYLESLPRRGRSCLGDLIYRYISSDQFSPEYLLDCLDLSSEHQAIEIANRVESSIYLWHKRSNSKPATNTKTSWEMVKELMVDGEKLELMADRAESLLISLKQRFPGLPQTALDMSKIQYNKDIGKSILESYSRVLESLAFNIVARIDDLLFVDDLTRHSSDQIPTTLGNNGSDAVKNNALSATTYTTPSYSPAKPELGTSVTTVPPSPSRFKIPHSSSVKRVLTAYVTKNEPRLKDIQVERSSRSSSSERLSLEKCMKESLNVSNLDPGI
- the LOC125604413 gene encoding uncharacterized protein LOC125604413 isoform X1, which gives rise to MGCVLLFHKVMGQETVTGGWNDKSSKAGGDVEKNRLEFGSVYQQEQQERVQPCHLSSSIYYGGPDVYFQPQSQNSSANSAAQKKKEGGEDDSGSASRGNWWQGSLYY
- the LOC125604413 gene encoding uncharacterized protein LOC125604413 isoform X2, yielding MGCVLLFHKVMGQETVTGGWNDKSSKAGGDVEKNRLEFGSVYQQEQQERVQPCHLSSSIYYGGPDVYFQPQSQNSSANSAAKKKEGGEDDSGSASRGNWWQGSLYY